GTAAATAGCACCAAAAGTTGTTTGCATGATGGAAGTTTTGATGTAATAAGTAGATAATGTTACTTTGATGATAAATTCAAAGCATTCTGAAAATATTGGCCCATGATTATGCACTTttcattatgattttttttaatgggGGATATTAGGTATGTTAAAAcgattttgattaattgaattatttTGTACTAATATTGAAAACATAATCTCTTGCTGATGTATTAATTTCAAGTCTTTTTTTTGTGTTGATGAAAGTGTTTTTAATGTAATTCTATTGAATTTAGATTCCTTTAAAGTGAGAAAAATAGTAAAGTAGTATTGtaaaagattaattattattgattttgtaatttttatgaaATGTGtcatattatcttaatttaaaagtgATTAACTATTCACTTTAAcactttatcaatttttaaaaaatttaatccaaTTCTATCGGTACGAAAGGAATTATATTAGAAAAAGTCAAACTTGAAAGGAATTATATTAGAAAAAGTCAAACTTGTTTGTGAAATTTTGTTTAAAATACACacgaaatttattattattattattattattattattattattattattattatattagaaaAAGTCAAACTTGTttgtgaaattttatttaaagtacacacgaattttattattattattattattataaaagtaaattttaTCGCACTGCTATCAGACTGATTATACTTTATGATACAGAGTGTTGGACGGCTAAAGGAGAGCACAAACacaagtgtggcagagatgaaaatATTGAGatagatgagtggtcatacgtgaTTGGATAGAATAAAAAACGAAGATATAAGAGAATTAGAGTGGTACTTATTgtggaaaagatgataaaatcatGTCTCAGATAGTTTGGACATGTGAAAAGTAGACCGATAGAACACCTAGTCAAGAGGGGAGATGAGAGAAGGACAATGAGTGAAAGGCAGAACAAGACCTAGGAAAACCATCCATGAGATGGTCAAACAAATTCACATGTAAACAGTCTCTttatagacatgatacatgatagaacTCAATGGTATTGTTTGATCCATGCagccgaccccacctagtgggacaaggctttgttgttgttgttgttgtattattattattgttcttattattattattattattattattattattattattatagtaaaattttgtgaatgtaaaatgatatatattttattaacttaaaattaaaattacttctattttctaataataaaatcGTAAAATTGTATTTCtttaaaagaaaggaagaaactgATAATCCAAATAGCAATAGGATGGGATTAGATTGcacttgaaaataaaatcaaaccgGTCCAATTCAAACCACAACAATGTATATACTTCTAATTGGATTGATTTTTCCTTTAAAACTAATTCAAACCACACCACAAGCACTCCTATGTAAATTTGCACAAGAATGAAGAATCACACCTAATATATCTGTGTTAATATTCATCATTCTAAAAGACGTGATGCCAATAAAATTATGAAATGCTACCAGCAACGGGCATTTCCCCTTGAAGCCTCTTGTTTCTGTCCCCAACCTTCATTCCTATCCTCTCCTAAAGTTTGAGACAAATGTAAATAAGCAAACACCCAGCCTTCCATTCTAGAAGTCAATGGCTTGAGACTAGTGACTACAAACTATTTGTAAAATCTAAGTGTTTCGAAAACACTCGTCAGCAGAACTCAGAGAAATAACACTAGTAATTCATCTAGCTAAGGAAACAATATACAGAGCATGGTCTTTTGTAAATTAGAATATTCATTTAAGGTGGCTACATCTGAAGTTCTGACCAATATATATATTGATAGGGAATGAACTCAAACAAAAATTACTCCATTTTCTTTAATGGTATCGATAACAATACCCAGTTTACCTTCAATCCTTTCATTGTTTCTTGGTTCATAAGCCAATGCATATACATCAGCCTCCTTTGATCGCTCGGCAATGAGCCTTCCAACCACTCTACAAGCATTGTGATCTGTCAAGGAGGGGAGAGAGTTTCGAAGATCCTTGCCGTTTGTGGTAGCGACAGAGATCACTTTGCTTGTCCCTCGGTGCATCACCTTAGCGTGAATGaatctttttgaaaagaaaacgttTAGTAAGAACGGTCTCATGTACATATCTGTCCTCTGCTTCCATGATTTCCTGTTAGGTTTCTTTGCAGCTTCACTTCGAGATCTTCGGGTCCAAGCAGCTTGGATGAAAGAGCACCCCTACAAAATGCAGATGTTGATACAAAGAGTAGACTGAGCATGGAGAGGGAGAAAGAATTGAAATTACTAACACCCTGATTTGGCCCCTGATATTTCGATGTTAAACAATCTCGTCACTATATTGTTATTATACTTGAAATTCCTAAGCATACAAATCTTCGACAAAAGCTGTACATACACAAGGAGGACTAATATTTCCACCTTTTTttgaagtttaattttgatgcactacggataatgtaaaatatttacTCGTCTATTTATATCTATTTATATCTGTTCCTCTGGATAACcattcatatagatagttacCTTTTCTGACATGGCTTTATAATAATGcatcaaaaattaaattctttttccaATGGTAAGGGAGAAACTTGTTTAGAAAGGCAATTATGAAAGGTGAATTTGTAATGTTCATACCCTTAGGGCTTTCGTACCGCAAATTGCATGACTAGGATGTCCAGCTGAAAACTGTTAGCAACTAAATTGGGGTTTCTCTTTAAAAAATTGAGGAGTGGAACAGTGTCATATACGGTTTTCATCTCAAAATGCTCGAATTTTTTACAATTTAGAACCCCAATCAGAACTCAGAAGTTCAAAAGATCACAGTAAAGAACAGGTTATGTGAGCCTTAGGCTTCAAATTCATGAGAGGGTGAACCCTAAACTTAGAGGAACCAAACTGATTTTAATATGAATCTACTCTATGCTACTATTAAGATTGAAAGGTAATTCTTATTCGATAATTAACATAGAAAAGAATGATTTCGTAAGTGCAAGACTAATCAAGTAGAAAGAAAGAAGCTAACCTCAGAGAGATGAGTGTGAAGATGGAGACTTGGCGggatggaggagaaggacaacGAACGAGGAGGAGAATAACCAACCGCTGACCACCAGCGGCCAGTGGGAGTGGTAGAAGAGAGGCGGAGGAGCGGCGGACAGCTGTAGGGTCTGGGCAGCTGTGACGGCGGCAATGCAAGTTGAAGCGTCATCCGTGTTGATTAGAATGTTCTCCGAAATTGAAGAATCAGAAACCGTTCAACGAGAAATATGAAGATGAAGTTGAGAGCACTTATGAGCTTCTAATGACGCCCATGAGGTGAGTGTGATTTGACAGTGGATTTGAGAATTGAGTGTTTGACAGACGGAGACGCAATGCACAAATTGCAAACTGCAGAGGACATTTTACCACATTatctttaattgtttttttttttttaattttatatataacaattataaAGATTATGGGAACTTAAATTAACTATTTgaatcttataaaaaaaatttatattaaaagattaaatattaTTGAAACTATTAAcattatttgtttttaaaataaaataatttttaattttattttaagaaaaatatttctttaaaaatgagaataaaaaataaaaaaagttcttaattttttttgtgaagacAAATTTGCCTTTcacattaaaaaaatacaaaatcatcCCTCACATCTTCAAAGGCATGATAAAGAGGTCCTTCCATCCAATTACTAGTTTAAAGCGTAATAAAACGAGCTTATGTAAAAGTCAAATTTTTCACGTATTCATAACGGTACTAAATTAGACCgctaataaaaaatttgagtacAAATAGGttccaaaatattaaaataataagacaTGTTCCTATTTTTTTTCTCCACCTCTTCTTACCCACcaccattttcattttgttttgagaatctcctcctctttgttctttttattcttcctcaAATCtccataacaataaaataaaaaaggatattCCCAATCTGTATGaaatataataaatgaaaaaatgGAGCCATTACTGTTGTTGCACTCTAATAATGTGTCAACTGTTGGAGCCATTGTTGTTGGAGCAGTTAGACAGATTATTTTTTATGTCAAAAGTTATCAATTATTTGCTAATGTATAATGATATTGATAATCATGTAATATAATCTTTGCAtagttaaattaattagaattttttatataaaatgttctcatttgtcattttttttatttaacttgaaTACTacacaaaatgaaaataatagaTAAAGAAATAGTATAACTGGTGTGAAAATTGTAAAAtcctataaattaataaataattaattattaaattaattatgagtcaaaaaattaaaaaaattaaattttagaatttaaaaaagtacaaaataattagaatacaaattaaaattctaattttaaaaaatttgacctAAAATTAGGCCaacaaaccaaatcaattagatTGGGCTCATATTTGGCCCAATGTCCAACATCTAAAAGCTAAATCAGCCGCTCTTCCCTCTTCATTCTTGGTGATACACAATGAAGAGAGAAGAGAGCTCAAGGAAtctgacgatcggattttctatcggtaaagaaatataaaaatatataatcgcATTgtgagtatagcttctaaaccaatagaaaatcctttcgtacaaacgtttggttgtcacaattaacaaacccaataaaatttataaaccgaagtattcaaacatcgggtcgtcttttcaaggaattgcaaggaagtatgatttattattggttatgaaaaatagtatttttgggtttttgaaaagttgaatgagaaaaatagattgcagggaattaaagcaatagcaaagaaaaactcttggcgaagtatgaaaactagaagtcctatcctagttatccttatcaatggtgatgagagttGTATtattgctcccactaagtcaacctctaactatgaaggtcagtcaagtggataaattaatttaacacctaaagtcctagtcaactcctgaggaaagactagagttataggaatctaaatcaatcagcaaatatatcaattatcaatcacgatgagtttgacaactcaagagttaccaattaatcaacccaagccaagaatgaagaaagctaaataaaaatcatatatctgaaaatgcctcaaattgcattagttaagaaaatcctaacatgaaaagttcataagccaatttggcaacataaatcaaataaaagcattagagtatctaaaaatggaagagaaaataaacaaaaggaacattgaacctgtgatgaagaagaaataaatcataaatcctttaagaggaatcctaatcctaaaacctaagagagaggagaggacctctatctctaaaaactacatctaaattatgaaaagtgaattaacAGTCCTCTCCCTTCatttctccactttgcagcctttaatatgtgttttctgggcttgaaactgggctggaaatagcccaggattcgctggttgcgaaatctgccacgctgattttcgtcactgcgacgcgtccgcatggagcacgtGTTCGCGTCGCCTAGATGTACGGTCAcaatgacaaattatatatcaaatcgaagctccggacgttagttttccaacgcaactagaactgcctcatttggatctctgtagctcaagttatgaccgtttgaatacgaagaggtcaggctgacatctttggcaattccttcagtttcttgtattccttccacttttgtatgcttcctttcc
The sequence above is drawn from the Arachis hypogaea cultivar Tifrunner chromosome 4, arahy.Tifrunner.gnm2.J5K5, whole genome shotgun sequence genome and encodes:
- the LOC112796933 gene encoding uncharacterized protein, which translates into the protein MTLQLALPPSQLPRPYSCPPLLRLSSTTPTGRWWSAVGYSPPRSLSFSSIPPSLHLHTHLSEGCSFIQAAWTRRSRSEAAKKPNRKSWKQRTDMYMRPFLLNVFFSKRFIHAKVMHRGTSKVISVATTNGKDLRNSLPSLTDHNACRVVGRLIAERSKEADVYALAYEPRNNERIEGKLGIVIDTIKENGVIFV